Genomic DNA from Schistocerca gregaria isolate iqSchGreg1 chromosome 4, iqSchGreg1.2, whole genome shotgun sequence:
tcgcaatagcttcattccacagcttcttgctactgccttgcctctCAACACGCAGTAGTTcaagcaagatggagcaaggccacacatTGCAAACGCTGTTGGAATTTTTACACCAGCATTTCGACACGCGAAtcctttcactcaggtttccaggtcacttCAATGACTAACAAAATTGACCCCCCAGTAGTCCAGACCTCGATCCATGTGacatttttctttgggggtacctaaaggaaaaagttTTCCCGAAACGTCAACGTGATTTaaaggagctcagaagacttattcttcaagcttgcagtgaaattacggaagacatgtgccgtagggtaatcactaacttcagtcttCATTTGAAGAAAGTTAGGAAACgatatgatggacatattgagcatgtgctgagttagaacaaatctccatggacggctcttcattgtagtatatggtcCTTTCAGAttctattgacaataaagtttatattgaaaAACAAAATGATAACACATTTCAGCACCCTTAAGCCGTTGATCGAAGGCGACTAGTCTGCTTTTAAGGCACAATTTTCCATCACAAGGGCAAATGGGTTCCCTGAAACTCATTTCGCTGCTCCGTCCTCTCTGACAAAGCCATTAAATATCATTTTCTGTATAGTATCCTACAAGTAGCACACTTTCTGATCTCGTCATCATATCTTAGATTCCAAACTCTTTCCTTTGCAGGTACCAGCTCTGCAGAGTAGAGTGGAGCGTACTTATGAAGACTGGCAGTTTGTCACAGAGGAGCAACAACAGGCCTGTCTCGGGTTTGAGCATCCTGGGAGGTGCCTCTGGCCTAGAGGGAAGATGGTGGGTGGGTCCAGTAACCTCTACGGCCTGGTCTACGTGCGAGGCAATAAATGTGACTACGATGGCTGGGCGCGACAGGGTCTCACCGACTGGAGCTACGACAACGTGAGTACCATAAGAAGACACTAACCATCTGGCTTCTCGAAATGCCACGTTTCCGACTATTCACATCACACGCACTGAGAAACGAGCATTCAAATTACGTTTCTTTTACAAAACACGTTCTATGTTCCAGGTGCTGCCATACTTCAAGAAATCGGAGGACCTACGTTCGGATTTAATAGCATCAGAACCAGACGTCCACAAGTACCACGGCTTTGGAGGCTACTACACTGTCAGCCAAATAAAGGCCAACTTGAGCGTCTATGAAACAATGAAGGAAGCTGTCAGAGAGACTGGCCACGAATTCGTAGTCGACCTTGTCGCGGACAAATTCCTCGTATTCTCAGAGTCTTTGGGGGACATAAGAGACGGCGAAAGGTGCAGCAATGCGAAGGCTTTTCTGAGTCCTGCGGGGCGCAGGTCAAATCTACATCTGCTGAGGCACGCTTTCGTAACGAAAATTCTTATCGATCCGGAAACCAAAAGGGCGTATGGAGTTGAATTTATGCATGGCGGCAAGAAAATGGTGGCTAACGTTACAAAGGACGTCATTATGTCTGCAGGGACTGTGCAGTCTCCACAAATTCTGATGTTGTCTGGAGTGGGTCCTGAAGATGAACTAAAATCCTTGGGTATAACAACGATTGTAGCGAATGATAATGTCGGAGCTAATCTCCAGGATCATTTCAAGTCGCCAATAATCACATTCTGCATAAACAACGAAAAGTACCGCAGAGATCAGTCGGAGTTAACCAGTGACGACGAAACTTACCAGTACCTTAAAGGAAGAACGGGTCCGCTTGCAACACTGTCTTGTAACAATTTCTTAGGTTTCATCAGGACAAATTCTACACCAGATGAGTACTGCCCAGAAGGATACCCAGACATCGAGATGCAACTGTCCTGTGTGAACAAAACGGATGGCGGTGGACGTCAGGCCTTCCTGGATAAAGCAGCCTTCGGAGAAGACGCCAGGCGTGGATACAATGAGATATTTGACAGCTGTGACATGACTATGATTCCGTACATGACGCTACTACACCCGCGAAGC
This window encodes:
- the LOC126267543 gene encoding glucose dehydrogenase [FAD, quinone]-like isoform X2, with amino-acid sequence MHHMCPVDASGLQSCPVGSGAFGMLFTGMVTSVLQSAWNLTNEPLTYPPEPKLPITTDYDFIIIGAGSAGSVMASRLSEVAGWNVLLLEAGGDPSITTEVPALQSRVERTYEDWQFVTEEQQQACLGFEHPGRCLWPRGKMVGGSSNLYGLVYVRGNKCDYDGWARQGLTDWSYDNVLPYFKKSEDLRSDLIASEPDVHKYHGFGGYYTVSQIKANLSVYETMKEAVRETGHEFVVDLVADKFLVFSESLGDIRDGERCSNAKAFLSPAGRRSNLHLLRHAFVTKILIDPETKRAYGVEFMHGGKKMVANVTKDVIMSAGTVQSPQILMLSGVGPEDELKSLGITTIVANDNVGANLQDHFKSPIITFCINNEKYRRDQSELTSDDETYQYLKGRTGPLATLSCNNFLGFIRTNSTPDEYCPEGYPDIEMQLSCVNKTDGGGRQAFLDKAAFGEDARRGYNEIFDSCDMTMIPYMTLLHPRSVGKISLNSPDPRDPPKIDPQYLTRDEDIQAFLGGDEYAIKFGNTEAMKNIGTEVKILTLEACSEYEKTSKEYWECGVRQVGYTIYHPVGTCKMGVSNDSTAVVDPTLKRKTAAHGKVQ
- the LOC126267543 gene encoding glucose dehydrogenase [FAD, quinone]-like isoform X1 translates to MHHMCPVDASGLQSCPVGSGAFGMLFTGMVTSVLQSAWNLTNEPLTYPPEPKLPITTDYDFIIIGAGSAGSVMASRLSEVAGWNVLLLEAGGDPSITTEVPALQSRVERTYEDWQFVTEEQQQACLGFEHPGRCLWPRGKMVGGSSNLYGLVYVRGNKCDYDGWARQGLTDWSYDNVLPYFKKSEDLRSDLIASEPDVHKYHGFGGYYTVSQIKANLSVYETMKEAVRETGHEFVVDLVADKFLVFSESLGDIRDGERCSNAKAFLSPAGRRSNLHLLRHAFVTKILIDPETKRAYGVEFMHGGKKMVANVTKDVIMSAGTVQSPQILMLSGVGPEDELKSLGITTIVANDNVGANLQDHFKSPIITFCINNEKYRRDQSELTSDDETYQYLKGRTGPLATLSCNNFLGFIRTNSTPDEYCPEGYPDIEMQLSCVNKTDGGGRQAFLDKAAFGEDARRGYNEIFDSCDMTMIPYMTLLHPRSVGKISLNSPDPRDPPKIDPQYLTRDEDIQAFLGGDEYAIKFGNTEAMKNIGTEVKILTLEACSEYEKTSKEYWECGVRQVGYTIYHPVGTCKMGVSNDSTAVVDPTLKVLGVEGLRVVDASVIPSSISGNIHAAVTMVAEKAADYVKSDWSGQQGTSSASPSRSRQGRNQQNRQRKRQEKQHGKRRGKHRGSRI